actttgaaaattttgcatacaattggtgtggatgaagagtctgcaacactACCCTGAGATAATCgacatggtcctcccgacctcgtgaatacacaagaatatcgtcaatgaacactatcacaaaggagtcgaggaaaggcttgaaaacccaattcataagatccatgaaagccgctggggcatttgttagcccaaaagacatcactagaaattcaaaatgcccataccgggtcctaaaagctgtatttggaatatcctgctccctgatcttcagttggtgatacccggatcgtaaatcaattttggagaagtatctagcaccctgtaactgatcaaacaaattatctattcttggtagtgggtattattttttgattatgactttgttgagctgccggtagtcaatacacatcctcagtaatccatctttcttcctcacaaagagaaccggtgcgccccatggtgacacactcggtcggatgaaatccttttctaacaaatccttcaattgttcctttagttccttcaattctgctggtgccattctatagggcggaatagatataggttgcgtgtctggcatcacatcaatcccaaaatcaatctccctgtttggcagaatcccagggagctcatcaagAAAGACGtatggaaattcattcacaactggcacagactcgagGGTAGGCGCCTCAGCGTCAGTGTCCGTAACCCAGGCCAAacgatagatacaccccttgttaatcatcttcgtggccttaaggtaagaaataaacctacccttcggcaccacattatcccccttccactcaacatctggctcattaggaaattcaaacctcacagttctagttcggtaGTCGAGCttatcaaaacatgaataaagccaatccattcccataattacatcaaaatcaaccatccccagtTCAATGATAtcagccacggtgtcccgaccacgcaccgtgacaacacaacttCTATAAACCCATGCGGCCATAATAGattcgccaaccggagtagatacaaagaacggcttaggaagctattccggttctatcccaaattccatagcaacaaaaGGGGTAACATAcgacaaggtggaaccgggatcaataagagcatatacatcatgagtttggacagtcTATATACTTGTGACGACATCTGGAAAGGCCTCTGCACTCTGgagaccactcatagcatagaaacagcTGGTTCCTcttgaactctgtgcaccacccctagttgcACCGCGCCCTGCTAGTGCCGGagggcctcgagctggagggggtgctgaagatgtagcagctgcagaactggatAGTTGTGCTGTGCCCCTGCCCGCATcctggcgggatgaacgacactccctctgaatataaACCCTCAATCCAtacccgtaacatataggtaagtccatgtagcagatccccgagtgcatcttcccatacctggggcatgggggcctccgctgcggcgggaatctccctcctgatcggccctgatggtggggtcccctgctgccttgattgggcctgaagcgactcccctgctgctgactgtgccccgctggcggtgcactagctgaagactgaggaTGAGACTGGGTTGGCCTTGATGACCCTCTCCTgaaagctgatcttcccccaccaaatgactccccaaagttgcccgcggaccgggccttgctggtaccTTCTCGCTCCCTTCTATTCTTCAACTTGCAATCCTCTGTAGattgagcaaatgctaccatcttcccatagttcatgtctgaattcaaggcagctatagtggcctcattgataaccaaggggctaaggctctgcacaaaccgacgcactctagcctccatagtaggcaacatgtgaatagcatattttGATAGGcacgcgaactccatgtgatactcccacacactcctactcccttgcttaagattctcaaactctacggcacgggctgccctagtctcgacaggcaagaaatggtctataaaggcattcgcaaactcactccatctcttTGCAGGGCCCCcatcctcccgagagtcctcccacagctcaaaccaagaatatgccacccctttcaggcggcaGGCGGCCAACTCCATTCCCTCCatctcagtagcgcgcataacccggagagtcttatacatctcatcaatgaagtcctgtgggtcctcatcgggattagcacccgtgaacaccggaggatccaactgaagaaacctaTTCACTCTGGAACTACTAGAATCCCCTTGATCTCTaggcttgagaagccactatctgtgttagCATCTGAATaactcccctaagatccccatcagaaataccagaaccggaagttggggctggaggtggaatcgaAATATCGGTTGGAAGAACCGCTGCACCCTTAGTAGGTGCAAGAATTGGTCTGGCCTGAACATGTGTAGTGAaatcaggtagtgtagcagtcaggggattatcctcacccctcgagTATTCACCCGCTTCTCCAAGTAAAGGGTCAACTTCCACCCCAAggcggcattggctccttggccaattcttgctctcttcttaggtacCATATCTTGAAAGCTAAAGGAATGTACGAGTTAGAAGAGGAGCagttgcacaattagtttcatcgcacgatccagaatatcaaagaagggtattattcctaaatgtccaagtagccttcaacttatagatgtggtcgacaacacaccgataagaaggactctactagacacggctccaagatatcctaggacactttaaaaccttaggctataataccaagtttgtcatgccctaaCCTCAGAaggcgcgaccggtgctcaaccgagtgaacccggccgagcaagcctgttagatactttctacccaactcattcatGATAAGAGAAGGAATGTTTTTTATTTACTAAGGAGTAGAAGGACCATATGCATAGACATTACCAAACCATTCCATTTTTGCTACTTCCTGTTAAGTTTCAAAAAGGCATACATTTTGTGATTTAatggaacaaaaatccaaaatacaacataatccgtttgacctttctagtacccatgtacaacccacatagcgtctacggagcctctaaagatacaaaagagggTCAAGATGgttccggcaacaaggccccgtctatacctcaaaagtgacgacaatataaacaaaaggtacaatacatgaccccagaatgaaatggggctcagcGAGTCCGCTAAGAataggatgcagcactatctgtgatcaacactgtctgctatgtaaccacctgcatccatttaaggatgcagcgcccccggtaaaagggacgttagtaccgtcgaatagcacaagtatgtaaagctaacaactcaatataatgaataataatacaagaggaacagtcaagaattcaataagggcttcaaataatattaaaacaacaagttaaggatcatatgcGTTTttaagtcaatttccatattattaggttgggtgatctttagtagcgatattccacaattcacaatacctccgtaaTCTTACACGGAGTAtcctcgacccgatcggctaggtcgtctcatttgagacattaccataatttcattataatttccaacacagtaccaccatgtgtgcggcatggcatctgatcacggcccgatcggctaggctatctctttTGTACATTACCATAAttgcattataatttccagcatagtaccaccatgtgtgcagcatggcaaccgatcacggcccgatcggctagaccatctcatttgagacattaccacaatttcatccacaataccaccgtgttcttacacggagtccgatctcagcccgatcggcttgGCCATCTCATTTAAGACATTACCttcttcagtcaatcatctcacatcgtacttcttaaAAATTACAAAGTCATTAttggcacttggccatatttcatagttccagtcccCTTTTCCACGTTCGAATATCATTATTAACATCAATAGGGCTTCtcattcaagacattaattcacatatgagcaatttaggaaGTCTTCGGCACATAGAGGCCTTTCACACAAtctggcataacaacctttatttcggtctt
The DNA window shown above is from Nicotiana tomentosiformis chromosome 8, ASM39032v3, whole genome shotgun sequence and carries:
- the LOC138897435 gene encoding uncharacterized protein, with the protein product MEGMELAACRLKGVAYSWFELWEDSREDGGPAKRWSEFANAFIDHFLPVETRAARAVEFENLKQGSRSVWEYHMEFACLSKYAIHMLPTMEARVRRFVQSLSPLVINEATIAALNSDMNYGKMVAFAQSTEDCKLKNRREREGTSKARSAGNFGESFGGGRSAFRRGSSRPTQSHPQSSASAPPAGHTPPPARGPPALAGRGATRGGAQSSRGTSCFYAMSGLQSAEAFPDVVTSI